A region of the Corallococcus silvisoli genome:
ATCGTCGGGCGCCATCCTAGTCCGTGCCCGCCCCCAATCCCAAGGGGGGGATGGCTCCCCCTGGCGAGAGAGGGAGCCTCGGGTCAGGCTACGAGCGGTCGTCGGGGGCTTCGGATTCCGAAGCCTCGTCCGAGCTCTCCAGGGCCGCGGCGGCGAGCATGCGCGCACGACGGCTCAGGGGATCCTGGTCCTCGGGGTCCAGCGACACGGCATGCTGGAAGTCACGGGCCGCGTCGGAGACCCGGCCCTGGCGAAGGAAGGCTTCGCCCCGGTTGACGAAGGGGGTGATGTCGGTGGGGTCCAACTCGATGGCGCGGTTGAAGCACGCCACCGCGGTGTCCAGGTCCTCCAGCGCCAGGTGGCAGGCGCCCAGGGCGGTCTGGAAGTAGGCCTCGGTCGGGTCCATCGACGCGAGCTTCTCAAAGAGGCTCAGCGATTCGCTGAAGTGTCCCTCCTGGAAAAGGTTGAAGCCCTCCGTGGCCCGCTCGAGCATCTCCGGGCCAGACAGGGGCTTCGCGTTGTCGTTCGACACCGTGGCCTTGGATTCAGTCGTCATCGGCGCGTTCACCGGGGCGGGGACAGCAGCGGCGGGGAGTCTAGCCCGGGGCCCCCGCCAGTTCCAGACGGGGACCCTTCCAAGGCATGGGCCAGAGGACTACTTCTGATCGTCAATCCGCTCCTGCACCTTCGCCATGATGTCGTTCATCGACTTGTCGATGAT
Encoded here:
- a CDS encoding tetratricopeptide repeat protein; amino-acid sequence: MTTESKATVSNDNAKPLSGPEMLERATEGFNLFQEGHFSESLSLFEKLASMDPTEAYFQTALGACHLALEDLDTAVACFNRAIELDPTDITPFVNRGEAFLRQGRVSDAARDFQHAVSLDPEDQDPLSRRARMLAAAALESSDEASESEAPDDRS